One window from the genome of Mycolicibacterium gadium encodes:
- a CDS encoding helix-turn-helix transcriptional regulator produces the protein MRSPGPIPAPWTSSAQTQAGACRRVSPGLKGETVRAKAVTRGDELLKIDQLASRLKVSVGCIRAWRLRGEGPPAIRIGTALRWDAAEVDEWLDSRRESRMEA, from the coding sequence ATGCGGAGTCCGGGGCCGATTCCTGCTCCCTGGACATCCAGTGCTCAGACGCAAGCCGGCGCATGCCGGCGCGTGAGCCCGGGCTTGAAAGGGGAGACAGTGCGAGCTAAGGCTGTTACTCGCGGCGATGAGTTGTTGAAGATCGACCAGCTAGCGAGTCGTCTGAAAGTTTCGGTTGGCTGCATCAGAGCGTGGCGGCTTCGTGGAGAGGGTCCTCCGGCGATCCGGATCGGCACGGCGCTCCGTTGGGACGCAGCTGAGGTCGATGAGTGGCTCGATTCGCGCCGTGAGTCGCGAATGGAGGCGTAG
- a CDS encoding FtsK/SpoIIIE domain-containing protein produces the protein MSSALRVREVTVAEPRAGVFELALRVRDPLSAPILLTAPQIARDWDIPLGVDEHGGAVAGSCRNVSGVVVGGVPGGGKSAWLAFALGSLAHREDVQWLLIDGKQGYDLDGLAARAYRYVSGDEAGDLEVVRDSLQDIQTLMRERLRNAPELYGHANLWSAGPSRLHPVVVVVIDECQAYLDARSHPTKDAKAVGAEIDSLVRDLVKRGRSAGIVVVLSTQRPTADSIPTSTRDNCALRVCFSVRTREAATSVLGEFSTESEISPIGAPTGVGVSSIDGEQIRFRSPFVPDNMLRQHIQALRGLVANPLELLADALMESVRRDAESGADSCSLDIQCSDASRRMPAREPGLERGDSAS, from the coding sequence TTGAGCTCTGCACTGCGAGTGCGGGAGGTAACCGTGGCGGAGCCGCGAGCCGGCGTCTTCGAACTAGCGCTCCGGGTGCGTGATCCGCTCAGTGCGCCGATTCTGTTGACGGCTCCTCAGATTGCGCGAGACTGGGATATTCCGCTTGGGGTCGACGAGCACGGCGGAGCAGTTGCAGGCTCGTGCCGCAATGTGAGCGGGGTCGTCGTCGGAGGCGTGCCAGGGGGTGGGAAGAGCGCATGGCTGGCGTTTGCACTTGGTTCTCTGGCGCACCGCGAAGATGTTCAGTGGCTGCTAATTGACGGCAAGCAGGGCTACGACCTGGACGGCTTGGCGGCGCGGGCGTATCGGTACGTGAGTGGTGACGAGGCGGGAGATCTCGAAGTAGTCAGAGATTCGCTCCAGGACATTCAGACTCTGATGCGGGAGCGGCTGAGGAACGCTCCAGAACTGTATGGACACGCGAATCTGTGGTCGGCCGGTCCGTCCCGGTTGCATCCAGTCGTTGTGGTCGTCATCGACGAGTGTCAGGCGTATCTCGATGCCCGCTCACATCCGACGAAGGACGCAAAGGCTGTCGGTGCGGAGATTGATTCTCTTGTAAGAGATCTGGTTAAGCGGGGACGATCGGCAGGCATCGTCGTCGTCCTCAGTACGCAGCGCCCAACTGCGGACAGTATCCCGACGAGCACGCGTGACAACTGCGCGCTGAGAGTGTGTTTCTCTGTCCGGACGCGTGAAGCTGCGACCTCAGTGCTGGGGGAGTTCTCGACGGAATCTGAGATCAGTCCCATTGGCGCACCCACCGGCGTCGGAGTGAGTTCGATTGATGGGGAACAGATTCGGTTTAGAAGCCCCTTTGTCCCCGACAACATGCTTCGGCAGCACATCCAGGCGTTGCGCGGTCTCGTAGCCAACCCGCTCGAACTACTTGCTGATGCGCTGATGGAATCAGTCAGGAGGGATGCGGAGTCCGGGGCCGATTCCTGCTCCCTGGACATCCAGTGCTCAGACGCAAGCCGGCGCATGCCGGCGCGTGAGCCCGGGCTTGAAAGGGGAGACAGTGCGAGCTAA